A genomic stretch from Lysobacter ciconiae includes:
- the mreC gene encoding rod shape-determining protein MreC, whose amino-acid sequence MSATLWLSAYLALAVVLIVLDHRGGWLSQARGHATLLVQPLWIAAGWPGRAITRLYDDAGTMRQLTEDNRRLRNELLVNSARMARLQTLASDNTRLRGLLDAAHNNQLDVQLAPILDIDLDPTRQRLVLGAGSNESVRLGQSVIDAGGLLGQIIDVQPAVATVLLVTDAAHAVPVAIERNGVRLVAYGEGRSDMLRLHSIPLSSDVKVGDRLLTSGLGGRFVAGFPVGTIVSLQPDDSRAFLIGEVMPAAQLDRGRDVLLLRGGPDERSWATGSDSLDGDAEEAPDVAPGAANGTADAAPKSAPDAPPVPAAAPASGDRR is encoded by the coding sequence GTGTCCGCAACGCTGTGGCTGTCGGCCTACCTGGCGCTGGCGGTGGTGCTGATCGTGCTGGACCACCGCGGCGGCTGGCTGAGCCAGGCCCGCGGGCACGCCACCTTGCTGGTGCAGCCGCTGTGGATCGCCGCGGGCTGGCCGGGCCGGGCGATCACCCGCCTGTACGACGACGCCGGCACGATGCGCCAGTTGACCGAGGACAACCGCCGCCTGCGCAACGAGCTGCTGGTCAACAGCGCGCGCATGGCCCGGCTGCAGACGCTCGCCTCTGACAACACGCGCCTGCGCGGACTGCTCGATGCGGCCCACAACAACCAGCTGGACGTGCAGCTGGCGCCGATCCTGGACATCGACCTGGACCCCACCCGGCAACGGCTGGTGCTGGGCGCGGGCAGCAACGAGTCGGTCCGCCTGGGCCAGAGCGTGATCGACGCCGGCGGGTTGCTGGGCCAGATCATCGACGTGCAGCCGGCGGTGGCCACCGTGCTGCTGGTCACCGACGCGGCGCACGCGGTGCCGGTGGCGATCGAGCGCAACGGCGTTCGCCTGGTGGCCTACGGCGAGGGACGCAGCGACATGCTGCGCCTGCACAGCATCCCGTTGTCCAGTGACGTCAAGGTCGGTGACCGCCTGCTGACCTCCGGGCTGGGCGGGCGCTTCGTCGCCGGCTTCCCGGTGGGGACGATCGTGTCCCTGCAGCCCGATGACAGCCGCGCGTTCCTGATCGGCGAGGTGATGCCGGCAGCGCAGCTGGATCGTGGCCGCGACGTACTCCTGCTGCGCGGCGGTCCGGACGAGCGGTCATGGGCCACCGGAAGCGATTCCCTGGACGGCGATGCGGAAGAAGCGCCGGACGTTGCTCCTGGCGCCGCGAACGGCACCGCGGACGCTGCACCGAAGTCCGCCCCGGATGCGCCGCCCGTACCGGCGGCCGCCCCCGCCTCCGGTGACCGGCGGTGA
- a CDS encoding rod shape-determining protein: MFKKFRGMFSNDLSIDLGTANTLIYVRGQGIVLNEPSVVAVRQDRVVGGNRTVAAVGMEAKLMLGRTPGHITTIRPMKDGVIADFTYTEEMLKHFIRKAHKSRFLRPSPRVLVCVPCGSTQVERRAIKESAEEAGAREVYLIEEPMAAAIGAGMPVAEARGSMVVDIGGGTTEVAVIALNGIVYAASVRIGGDRFDEAIIAYVRRTYGTLIGEATAERIKETLGCAYQQEENTSMEITGRNLAEGVPKMITITANEVLEALHEPLAGIVTAIKLALEQTPPELGADVAERGIVLTGGGALLADFDRLVSEETGVHVQVAEDPLTCVARGGGRALDLLDMHGNEFFAPE; the protein is encoded by the coding sequence ATGTTCAAGAAGTTTCGCGGCATGTTTTCCAACGACCTGTCCATCGATCTGGGCACGGCAAACACGTTGATCTACGTCCGCGGCCAGGGAATCGTGCTGAACGAGCCATCGGTGGTCGCGGTGCGCCAGGACCGCGTGGTCGGCGGCAACCGCACCGTCGCGGCGGTCGGCATGGAGGCCAAGCTGATGCTGGGCCGCACGCCGGGCCACATCACCACGATCCGGCCGATGAAGGACGGCGTCATCGCCGACTTCACCTACACCGAGGAAATGCTCAAGCATTTCATCCGCAAGGCGCACAAGTCGCGTTTCCTGCGGCCCAGCCCGCGGGTGCTGGTGTGCGTGCCCTGCGGCTCGACCCAGGTCGAGCGGCGCGCGATCAAGGAGTCGGCCGAGGAGGCCGGTGCCCGCGAGGTCTACCTGATCGAGGAGCCGATGGCGGCGGCGATCGGTGCCGGAATGCCGGTGGCCGAGGCGCGCGGCTCGATGGTGGTCGATATCGGCGGCGGCACCACCGAAGTGGCGGTCATCGCGCTCAACGGCATCGTGTATGCCGCGTCGGTACGCATCGGCGGCGACCGGTTTGACGAGGCGATCATCGCCTACGTCCGCCGCACCTACGGCACCCTGATCGGCGAGGCCACGGCTGAGCGGATCAAGGAAACGCTGGGCTGCGCCTACCAGCAGGAAGAGAACACCAGCATGGAGATCACCGGGCGCAACCTCGCCGAGGGCGTGCCGAAGATGATCACCATCACCGCCAACGAAGTGCTGGAGGCGCTGCACGAGCCACTGGCCGGCATCGTCACCGCGATCAAGCTGGCGCTGGAACAGACCCCGCCGGAGCTGGGTGCGGACGTCGCCGAGCGCGGCATCGTGCTGACCGGAGGCGGTGCGTTGCTGGCCGACTTCGACCGGCTCGTGAGCGAGGAAACCGGCGTCCACGTGCAGGTCGCCGAGGACCCGCTGACCTGCGTGGCCCGTGGCGGCGGTCGCGCGCTGGACCTGCTGGACATGCACGGCAACGAGTTTTTCGCTCCCGAGTAA
- the rodA gene encoding rod shape-determining protein RodA, which produces MRTILRWLLDMIARFTRTLDLPLLAALLALMGIGLAVLYSAGGKSEALVMAQASRFVIGLGVMWLLSRVSPLQLRNWTPLAYAATIVPLLIVLFIGQGRHGGHWINLGVFYFQPAEVLKLSLPMMVAWQLNRGPLPPSFRATVVAMVLIGLPTGLVLLQPDLGTALLVGISGAFVLYLAGLSWWWFVAAAGSIAVAAPAAWFWMFMPYQKDRILMFLDPERDPLGAGWNIIQSKIAIGGGGLTGKGWGDGSQSHLNYIPEHTTDFIFAVLSEEFGWIGVAITLGLYLFVVGRCLWVSAQARDGYSRLLTGALGLAFFVYVVVNGGMVAGMLPVVGVPMPLLSYGGTSAVSLLAGMGVVMAVRAHRPVHGH; this is translated from the coding sequence ATGAGGACGATCCTGCGCTGGCTGCTGGATATGATTGCGCGCTTCACGCGCACCCTTGACCTGCCGTTGCTGGCCGCCCTGCTGGCGCTGATGGGCATCGGCCTGGCCGTGCTCTACAGCGCCGGCGGCAAGTCCGAGGCGCTGGTGATGGCGCAGGCCTCGCGCTTTGTCATCGGTCTGGGCGTGATGTGGCTGCTCTCGCGGGTATCGCCGCTGCAACTGCGCAACTGGACGCCGCTGGCCTACGCCGCGACGATCGTGCCCCTGCTGATCGTGTTGTTCATCGGCCAGGGCCGCCACGGCGGGCACTGGATCAACCTGGGAGTGTTCTACTTCCAGCCGGCCGAGGTGCTCAAGCTGAGCCTGCCGATGATGGTGGCCTGGCAACTCAACCGTGGTCCGTTGCCGCCGTCCTTCCGCGCGACCGTGGTGGCGATGGTCCTGATCGGGCTGCCGACCGGGCTGGTCCTGCTGCAACCGGACTTGGGCACGGCCTTGCTGGTCGGCATCAGCGGGGCGTTCGTGCTCTACCTGGCCGGCCTGTCGTGGTGGTGGTTCGTTGCCGCGGCGGGAAGCATCGCGGTGGCCGCGCCGGCGGCGTGGTTCTGGATGTTCATGCCCTACCAGAAGGACCGCATCCTGATGTTCCTGGATCCCGAGCGCGATCCGCTGGGCGCGGGCTGGAACATCATCCAGTCCAAGATCGCCATCGGTGGCGGCGGCTTGACCGGCAAGGGCTGGGGCGATGGCAGCCAGTCGCACCTGAACTACATTCCCGAGCACACCACCGACTTCATCTTCGCCGTGCTCAGCGAGGAGTTCGGCTGGATCGGCGTGGCAATCACGCTGGGCCTGTACCTGTTCGTGGTCGGGCGCTGCCTGTGGGTATCGGCGCAGGCGCGCGACGGGTATTCGCGGCTGCTGACCGGCGCGCTCGGGCTGGCGTTCTTTGTCTACGTGGTGGTCAACGGCGGCATGGTTGCCGGGATGCTGCCGGTGGTTGGCGTGCCGATGCCGCTGCTCAGCTATGGCGGCACCTCGGCGGTGTCGCTTCTGGCCGGGATGGGCGTGGTGATGGCGGTGCGTGCCCACCGGCCGGTCCACGGGCA
- the mreD gene encoding rod shape-determining protein MreD, which produces MTRRYQPWLLPASIVAALLLGLLPLPLLLQGLRPYWLALVVAYWVIEDPERVGLGFAFLAGVLADITFGGLLGEQALRLVVMTFIIQRFRARLRFFPLWQQALAIGGLLLNDRIVVAAVHVALGIPSLPAMFWLAPLTGMALWPPVFLLLDALRLGSWRRS; this is translated from the coding sequence GTGACCCGTCGCTACCAGCCGTGGCTGCTGCCGGCCAGCATCGTCGCCGCCCTGCTGCTGGGCCTGTTGCCGCTGCCGCTGCTGCTGCAGGGCCTGCGCCCGTACTGGCTGGCCCTGGTGGTCGCCTACTGGGTGATCGAGGATCCCGAGCGCGTGGGGCTGGGGTTCGCGTTCCTGGCCGGCGTTCTGGCCGACATCACCTTTGGCGGCCTGCTCGGCGAGCAGGCACTGCGGCTGGTGGTGATGACCTTCATCATCCAGCGTTTCCGCGCGCGCCTGCGCTTCTTTCCGCTGTGGCAGCAGGCGCTGGCGATCGGCGGCCTGTTGCTCAATGACCGCATCGTGGTCGCCGCGGTGCATGTGGCCCTCGGCATTCCCTCGCTGCCGGCGATGTTCTGGCTGGCACCGCTGACCGGGATGGCGTTGTGGCCGCCGGTGTTCCTGCTGCTGGACGCGCTGCGTCTGGGCAGCTGGCGCAGGAGCTGA
- a CDS encoding nucleoside deaminase, whose protein sequence is MISTPDYPALLATAVAEARQGLAEGGIPIGAALYHADGRLLGCGHNRRVQDGDPSSHGETDAFRKAGRQRNYRDTIMVTTLAPCWYCSGLIRQFNIGTVVVGESETFRGGIDWLRENGTTVIDLADKDCMEMMHGYIAANPEVWDEDIGE, encoded by the coding sequence ATGATCAGCACCCCCGACTATCCCGCCCTGCTCGCCACCGCCGTCGCCGAGGCCCGCCAGGGCCTGGCCGAAGGCGGCATCCCGATCGGCGCCGCGCTGTACCACGCCGACGGCCGCCTGCTGGGCTGCGGCCACAACCGGCGCGTGCAGGACGGCGACCCGTCCAGCCACGGCGAGACCGACGCCTTCCGCAAGGCCGGCCGCCAGCGCAATTACCGCGACACCATCATGGTCACGACGCTCGCGCCCTGCTGGTACTGCAGCGGCCTGATCCGACAGTTCAATATCGGCACCGTCGTGGTGGGCGAGTCGGAAACATTCCGCGGCGGGATCGACTGGTTGCGGGAGAACGGCACAACCGTGATCGATCTGGCGGACAAGGATTGCATGGAGATGATGCATGGGTATATTGCGGCTAATCCCGAGGTCTGGGATGAGGATATTGGGGAGTGA
- a CDS encoding outer membrane protein assembly factor BamD has protein sequence MLVALTCAVLLGGCKPEPDPEIARTEQAAALDRQAEAMAAEFDAQFDAGKWDLAKAHGDVLIAEYPDSAAAERIAGRHEEAAAKANEIRETRRLTGLWSYQTQPVGKKEQLSAAIYARENVETDGTAARPVRLIFRDHPEWGRSSYLVLEAGDFDCYKGCKLAVTVDGEKPRSMAGSRPDTDDAIAMFVEDEKTLWKLAKQARVLSIEFPVKAGGKRTASFEVGGLDPERMPGWN, from the coding sequence ATGCTCGTCGCCCTGACGTGCGCGGTGCTCCTTGGCGGGTGCAAGCCCGAGCCCGACCCCGAGATCGCCCGCACCGAGCAGGCCGCCGCGCTGGACCGCCAGGCCGAGGCGATGGCGGCCGAGTTCGACGCCCAGTTCGATGCCGGCAAGTGGGATCTGGCCAAGGCCCACGGCGACGTGCTGATCGCCGAATACCCCGACAGCGCGGCCGCCGAACGCATCGCCGGTCGGCACGAGGAGGCGGCGGCCAAAGCCAATGAGATACGGGAGACGCGGCGGCTGACAGGGCTGTGGTCCTACCAGACCCAGCCGGTCGGCAAGAAGGAGCAACTGTCGGCGGCGATCTACGCGCGTGAAAACGTCGAGACCGACGGCACCGCCGCCCGGCCCGTGCGATTGATTTTCCGCGACCACCCCGAGTGGGGCCGCAGCAGCTACCTCGTCCTGGAGGCCGGTGACTTCGACTGCTACAAGGGCTGCAAGCTCGCCGTCACCGTCGACGGGGAAAAGCCGCGCTCCATGGCCGGCAGCCGCCCCGACACCGATGATGCGATCGCGATGTTCGTCGAGGACGAGAAGACTCTCTGGAAGCTGGCCAAACAGGCGCGCGTGCTCAGCATCGAGTTCCCGGTCAAAGCCGGCGGCAAACGCACCGCCTCATTCGAAGTCGGTGGCCTGGATCCGGAGCGGATGCCCGGCTGGAACTAA
- a CDS encoding M1 family metallopeptidase: MRSSILTLFFAAAVVLGGCSRDNAPAADTAAKPDADVATAAPAEYDSLSYAEPDKVRIKDLALALNVDFDAREISGSATYDLDWVADDANELVLDTRDLTIEKVVGERSDDKWTDLKYELADADKRLGSKLTIQVPDRNERVRVTYRTSPDASGLQWLTPAMTEGGKQPFMFSQSQQIHARSWVPLQDTPRVRFTYTAHVTSPKDVMVLMSADNDPKAERDGDYTFAMPQAIPSYLLAIAAGDLEFKPISDRSGVWAEPAMVERATAEFADTEKMIEATEAVYGPYRWGRYDILVLPPSFPYGGMENPRLTFATPTVIVGDKSLVSLIAHELAHSWAGNLVTFSSPKDQWMNEGITSYVENRIIESLYGKDFADMEAAIAQNELRKTIGDMEPQAQALAIRPDIHVKAGDTLTEVAYDKGAWFMMFLEHRFGREDFDPFLRGYFDHFAFQSIPTTTFIQYAKDNLLAKHPGKVTEAELDEWIYGQGIPGSAPVTKSPQFDAVDTVRKAWLDDGTLPASDVTAKWSTQEWLHFLEGMPQTLSHEQLAALDAAYKFTGTPNGEIAMRWYPLTVRSGYPEANDAIAAFLERVGRRKLIMPTYAELVKTPEGLAMAEKVLAQARPGYHPITTGSVDAVIAEAKGDKSVTKPVD, from the coding sequence ATGCGCTCCTCGATCCTGACCCTGTTTTTTGCCGCCGCCGTGGTACTGGGCGGCTGCTCGCGCGACAACGCGCCGGCCGCGGATACGGCCGCCAAACCCGATGCCGATGTGGCCACCGCCGCACCGGCCGAGTACGACTCGCTTTCCTACGCCGAGCCCGACAAGGTCCGCATCAAGGACCTCGCGCTCGCCCTCAACGTCGATTTCGACGCCAGGGAAATCAGCGGCAGCGCGACGTACGACCTGGACTGGGTTGCCGATGACGCCAACGAACTGGTGCTCGACACCCGCGACCTGACCATCGAGAAGGTGGTCGGTGAGCGCAGCGACGACAAGTGGACCGACCTCAAGTACGAGCTGGCCGATGCCGACAAGCGCCTGGGCAGCAAGCTGACCATCCAGGTGCCCGACCGCAACGAGCGCGTCCGCGTGACCTACCGCACCTCGCCCGACGCATCCGGCCTGCAGTGGCTGACCCCGGCGATGACCGAGGGCGGCAAGCAGCCCTTCATGTTCAGCCAGTCGCAGCAGATCCACGCGCGCTCCTGGGTGCCGCTGCAGGACACGCCGCGCGTGCGCTTCACCTACACCGCGCACGTGACCAGCCCCAAGGACGTGATGGTGCTGATGAGCGCCGACAACGATCCCAAGGCCGAGCGTGACGGCGATTACACCTTCGCCATGCCGCAGGCGATTCCGTCCTACCTGCTGGCGATCGCCGCCGGCGACCTGGAGTTCAAGCCGATCTCCGACCGCAGCGGCGTGTGGGCCGAGCCGGCCATGGTCGAGAGGGCCACCGCCGAGTTCGCCGACACCGAGAAGATGATCGAGGCCACCGAGGCCGTGTACGGCCCGTACCGCTGGGGCCGCTACGACATCCTCGTGCTGCCGCCGTCCTTCCCCTACGGCGGCATGGAAAACCCGCGCCTGACCTTCGCCACCCCGACCGTGATCGTCGGCGACAAGTCGCTGGTCTCGCTGATCGCGCACGAACTGGCGCACAGCTGGGCCGGCAACCTGGTGACCTTCTCCAGCCCGAAAGACCAGTGGATGAACGAGGGCATCACCAGCTACGTCGAGAACCGCATCATCGAGTCGCTGTACGGCAAGGACTTCGCCGACATGGAAGCGGCGATCGCCCAGAACGAGCTGCGCAAGACCATCGGCGACATGGAGCCGCAGGCGCAGGCGCTGGCGATCCGTCCTGACATCCACGTCAAGGCCGGCGACACCCTGACCGAGGTCGCCTACGACAAGGGCGCCTGGTTCATGATGTTCCTGGAGCACCGCTTCGGCCGCGAGGACTTCGACCCGTTCCTGCGCGGCTACTTCGACCACTTCGCATTCCAGTCGATCCCGACCACGACCTTCATCCAGTACGCCAAGGACAACCTGCTGGCCAAGCACCCCGGCAAGGTCACCGAGGCCGAGCTGGACGAGTGGATCTACGGCCAGGGCATCCCCGGGTCCGCGCCGGTGACCAAGTCGCCGCAGTTCGACGCGGTCGACACCGTGCGCAAGGCCTGGCTGGACGACGGCACCCTGCCGGCCAGCGACGTCACCGCCAAGTGGAGCACGCAGGAGTGGCTGCACTTCCTGGAAGGCATGCCGCAGACGCTGAGCCACGAGCAGCTGGCCGCGCTGGACGCCGCCTACAAGTTCACCGGCACGCCTAACGGCGAGATCGCGATGCGCTGGTACCCGCTGACCGTGCGTAGCGGCTATCCGGAAGCCAATGACGCGATTGCCGCGTTCCTGGAGCGCGTCGGTCGCCGCAAGCTGATCATGCCGACCTACGCCGAGCTGGTGAAGACTCCGGAAGGCCTGGCAATGGCCGAGAAAGTGCTCGCCCAGGCACGTCCCGGCTACCACCCGATCACCACCGGTTCGGTGGACGCCGTCATCGCCGAGGCCAAGGGCGACAAGTCGGTGACCAAGCCGGTCGACTGA
- a CDS encoding carbohydrate kinase family protein encodes MSALICGSLAYDTIMVFPDQFKNHILPDKVHILNVSFLVPRMRREFGGCAGNIAYNLKLLGGDPIPMATVGQDFGPYREWFEQQQIRLDHVKVIDELFTPQAFITTDHDNNQITAFHPGAMMRSYENHVRDVPGVSIGIVSPDGYEGMIQNANEFAEAGIPFIFDPGQAMPLFNGEELRAFIEQADYVTVNDYESNLLQERTGWDEATIASKVKAYIATRGPKGVIIHADGQVHDVAPAHESRITDPTGCGDAFRAGLIFGIQKGYDWPTIGRIGNLMGALKVEHPGTQNQRFDYDEFAEQFVQQFGYAL; translated from the coding sequence ATGTCAGCCCTGATCTGCGGCTCGCTGGCCTACGACACCATCATGGTGTTCCCCGACCAGTTCAAGAACCACATCCTGCCGGACAAGGTGCACATCCTGAACGTTTCCTTCCTGGTGCCGCGGATGCGCCGCGAGTTCGGCGGCTGCGCGGGCAACATCGCCTACAACCTCAAATTGCTGGGCGGCGACCCGATCCCGATGGCCACCGTCGGCCAGGATTTCGGCCCGTACCGCGAGTGGTTCGAGCAGCAGCAGATCCGTCTGGACCACGTCAAGGTGATCGACGAGCTGTTCACTCCGCAGGCGTTCATCACCACCGACCACGACAACAACCAGATCACCGCCTTCCACCCCGGCGCGATGATGCGCTCCTACGAGAACCACGTGCGCGACGTGCCCGGCGTGAGCATCGGCATCGTCAGCCCGGACGGCTACGAGGGCATGATCCAGAACGCCAACGAGTTCGCCGAGGCCGGAATTCCCTTCATCTTCGATCCCGGCCAGGCGATGCCGCTGTTCAACGGCGAGGAACTGCGCGCCTTCATCGAGCAGGCCGACTACGTGACCGTCAACGACTACGAGTCCAACCTGCTGCAGGAGCGCACCGGTTGGGACGAGGCGACAATCGCCAGCAAGGTCAAGGCCTACATCGCCACCCGCGGCCCCAAGGGCGTGATCATTCACGCCGACGGCCAGGTGCATGACGTCGCTCCCGCGCACGAGAGCCGCATCACCGACCCGACCGGCTGCGGCGATGCGTTCCGCGCCGGGCTGATCTTCGGCATCCAGAAGGGCTACGACTGGCCGACCATCGGCCGCATCGGCAACCTGATGGGCGCGCTGAAAGTCGAGCATCCCGGCACCCAGAACCAGCGCTTCGACTACGACGAGTTCGCCGAACAGTTCGTGCAGCAGTTCGGGTACGCGCTGTAG
- the mrdA gene encoding penicillin-binding protein 2 — translation MRRRPRRVLKDAAAEVRHFRTRVIIAFIGVTLVLSGLALGYYRLQVWHHDEYATRAEQNRIKLRPVVPGRGLIYDRKGRILADNVPAFRLEVTPREAGDPEDWLPGLAGIIDLSEQEIEDFLAARKVTRSYKPIILKLRVKPDELARLAVDRWKYPGVEVVSYLQRRYLHGELFAHVIGYVGRIDEADLAEMGEAGSVFSHTGKTGLERSYEEALRGKLGYEKVETNVDGRPMRIVGRVPAVPGADLRLSVDLDLQRAMVAAFGDADGSAIAVDTKTGQVLAMVSLPSYDTNLFVNGISHADYNGLINNPSRPLFNRNVLGGGPPGSTIKPVMALAGLDSGLRTPSDRILSTGEFRIPGQARGYRDASGGGHGWTDLRDSISRSVNTYYYKLALDLGIDRLSEYMHLYGFGEKSGIDLLGENAGVVPSREYKRTISKESWYPGETVISGIGQGYWIATALQIARSTAAVANGGDLHELRLLQSRRDGYESPWQDLPPTPSHRITDKPANLRAVQEGMIATINGPGGTARRMAIGASYTMAGKTGTAQRSSRKGNISLNPHTLPYHLRHTALFTGYAPAEDPQIAVAVVVEHGGYGGSAAAPIARTIFDAWLLGKMPEGMEPTDDVVTDPLEAAVEMARDADDAEAATEAGADDAEAATEAGADAEAAADSTTDPAQ, via the coding sequence ATCCGGCGCCGCCCACGGCGCGTGCTCAAGGACGCCGCGGCCGAAGTCCGCCACTTCCGCACCCGCGTGATCATCGCTTTCATCGGCGTGACCCTGGTCCTGTCGGGACTGGCGCTGGGCTACTACCGCCTGCAGGTCTGGCATCACGACGAGTACGCCACGCGCGCGGAGCAGAACCGGATCAAGCTGCGCCCGGTGGTGCCCGGCCGCGGGCTGATCTACGACCGCAAGGGCCGCATCCTGGCCGACAACGTGCCCGCGTTCCGCCTGGAGGTCACCCCGCGCGAAGCCGGTGATCCGGAAGACTGGCTGCCCGGGCTGGCCGGCATCATCGACCTGTCCGAGCAGGAGATCGAGGACTTCCTCGCCGCGCGCAAGGTCACCCGCAGCTACAAGCCGATCATCCTCAAGCTGCGGGTGAAGCCCGACGAACTGGCGCGGCTGGCGGTGGACCGCTGGAAATACCCCGGCGTGGAGGTGGTCTCCTACCTGCAGCGCCGCTACCTGCACGGCGAGCTGTTCGCCCACGTGATCGGCTACGTCGGCCGCATCGACGAGGCCGACCTGGCCGAGATGGGCGAGGCGGGCAGCGTGTTCAGCCACACCGGCAAGACCGGGCTGGAGCGCTCCTACGAGGAGGCGCTGCGCGGCAAGCTGGGCTACGAGAAGGTCGAGACCAACGTCGACGGCCGGCCGATGCGGATCGTTGGCCGGGTGCCGGCGGTGCCCGGCGCGGACCTGCGCCTGTCGGTGGACCTGGACCTGCAGCGCGCGATGGTGGCGGCGTTCGGCGATGCCGACGGCTCGGCAATCGCGGTGGATACCAAAACCGGCCAGGTGCTGGCGATGGTCAGCCTGCCCTCGTATGACACCAACCTGTTCGTCAATGGCATCTCCCACGCCGACTACAACGGCCTGATCAACAACCCCTCGCGCCCGCTGTTCAACCGCAATGTGCTCGGCGGTGGCCCGCCGGGTTCGACGATCAAGCCGGTGATGGCGCTGGCCGGGCTCGACAGCGGATTGCGCACGCCGTCCGACCGCATCCTCTCCACCGGCGAGTTCCGCATCCCCGGCCAGGCGCGCGGCTACCGCGATGCCTCCGGCGGCGGCCACGGCTGGACGGACCTGCGCGATTCGATCTCCCGCTCGGTCAACACCTACTACTACAAGCTCGCCCTGGACCTGGGCATCGACCGGCTCTCCGAGTACATGCACCTCTATGGGTTCGGCGAGAAGAGCGGCATCGACCTGCTGGGCGAGAACGCCGGCGTGGTGCCCTCGCGGGAGTACAAGCGGACCATCAGCAAGGAGTCCTGGTACCCGGGCGAGACGGTGATCTCCGGGATCGGGCAGGGCTACTGGATCGCCACCGCCTTGCAGATCGCCCGCTCCACCGCGGCGGTCGCCAACGGCGGCGACCTGCACGAGCTGCGCCTGCTGCAGTCGCGCCGCGACGGCTACGAGTCGCCGTGGCAGGACCTGCCGCCTACGCCCAGCCACCGGATCACCGACAAGCCGGCCAACCTGCGCGCGGTGCAAGAGGGCATGATCGCCACGATCAACGGGCCCGGCGGCACCGCCCGCCGCATGGCCATTGGCGCGTCGTACACGATGGCCGGCAAGACCGGTACCGCTCAGCGCTCCAGCCGCAAGGGCAACATCAGCCTCAACCCGCACACGCTGCCCTACCACCTGCGCCATACCGCGCTGTTCACCGGCTACGCCCCGGCCGAGGATCCGCAGATCGCGGTGGCGGTGGTGGTGGAGCACGGCGGTTACGGCGGCAGCGCGGCCGCGCCCATCGCCCGCACGATCTTCGATGCGTGGTTGCTGGGCAAGATGCCCGAGGGCATGGAGCCCACCGACGATGTGGTGACCGATCCGCTGGAGGCGGCGGTGGAGATGGCCCGGGACGCGGACGATGCCGAGGCTGCGACGGAAGCGGGCGCGGACGATGCCGAGGCTGCGACGGAAGCGGGCGCGGACGCCGAAGCCGCGGCTGACTCCACCACGGACCCGGCGCAATGA
- the ubiE gene encoding bifunctional demethylmenaquinone methyltransferase/2-methoxy-6-polyprenyl-1,4-benzoquinol methylase UbiE, whose product MNDPNPSSAPDSVADTARAHDASTAAPAPQANPAGTTHFGFRDVPTGDKQKLVGEVFSSVAGSYDLMNDLMSMGIHRIWKRFFVATAQVKRGDRVLDLAGGTGDIALLLKDRVGDTGSIVLGDINGAMLRVGRDRMTDKGKVAGFDYVQMNAEKLPFPDASFDLVTIAFGLRNVTDKDAALAEMHRVLKVGGQARVLEFSEVKPEWFKPIYDFHSFKILPRLGQLFARDADSYQYLAESIRKHPPQDELKAMMEGAGFARCSYRNMSAGIVAIHTGYKV is encoded by the coding sequence ATGAACGATCCAAACCCCAGCAGCGCCCCCGATTCCGTCGCCGACACCGCGCGCGCGCACGATGCGTCCACGGCGGCGCCGGCGCCGCAGGCCAATCCCGCCGGCACGACCCATTTCGGCTTCCGCGATGTTCCCACCGGGGACAAGCAGAAGCTGGTCGGGGAAGTGTTTTCCTCGGTCGCCGGCAGCTACGACCTGATGAACGACCTGATGTCGATGGGCATCCACCGGATCTGGAAGCGCTTCTTCGTCGCCACCGCGCAGGTCAAGCGCGGCGACCGGGTGCTGGACCTGGCCGGTGGCACCGGCGATATCGCGTTGCTGCTCAAGGATCGCGTCGGCGATACCGGCTCGATCGTGCTGGGCGACATCAACGGCGCGATGCTGCGCGTGGGCCGCGACCGGATGACCGACAAGGGCAAGGTCGCCGGCTTTGACTACGTGCAGATGAATGCCGAGAAGCTGCCGTTCCCGGACGCCAGCTTCGACCTGGTCACCATCGCCTTCGGCCTGCGCAACGTGACCGACAAGGACGCGGCGCTGGCCGAGATGCACCGCGTGCTGAAGGTCGGCGGCCAGGCACGGGTGCTGGAGTTCTCCGAGGTCAAGCCGGAGTGGTTCAAGCCGATCTACGACTTCCATTCCTTCAAGATCCTGCCGCGCCTGGGCCAGCTGTTCGCCAGGGATGCCGACAGCTACCAGTACCTCGCCGAGAGCATCCGCAAGCACCCGCCGCAGGACGAGCTCAAAGCGATGATGGAGGGCGCGGGTTTCGCCCGCTGCAGCTACCGCAACATGTCCGCCGGCATCGTCGCCATCCACACCGGCTACAAGGTGTAG